A stretch of Methanosphaerula palustris E1-9c DNA encodes these proteins:
- a CDS encoding nitroreductase, whose protein sequence is MVCVLPVLAADTVKEQISAKNHINVQVSNTDGARFDLFHNNTYYIKFDGGGLSSLHITNNPNEPFGQVTNTTSSSGFFYVSDTGGRGFDDDLILMLAVQGKVPADFKVNIRSDGYRWVPVPVLNQPPDLSNMTYTEGALNETFTGSDFIYAPQAWKPAGPENYPLIEGEDMKDPANTYSLLFVDLNVGALGSNSNLAGMRDNGAAKVEYSLENMTTKAAFNIYSYNDQSNQGQGISWSNRVSDTGSSGYDVYGSQSLSDFTPSNTTTLDPASRSTPAHPRNGNNSGAAPTSSPASQHNLGLVDTITGWFSALFHSLGLSGSP, encoded by the coding sequence TTGGTATGTGTTCTGCCGGTTCTGGCCGCAGATACCGTTAAGGAACAGATCTCCGCGAAGAACCATATCAATGTCCAGGTTTCCAACACTGATGGCGCCAGGTTTGATCTCTTCCACAACAACACCTATTATATCAAATTTGATGGTGGCGGGTTAAGTTCTCTGCATATTACGAACAATCCAAATGAGCCGTTCGGGCAGGTGACCAATACCACCAGTTCGTCCGGGTTCTTTTATGTATCAGATACCGGCGGGAGGGGTTTTGATGACGATCTCATTCTGATGCTCGCGGTGCAGGGGAAAGTTCCCGCCGATTTCAAGGTCAATATTCGATCAGATGGATATCGGTGGGTTCCAGTTCCTGTCCTGAACCAACCACCCGATCTGAGCAATATGACCTATACTGAGGGGGCGTTGAACGAGACCTTCACAGGATCTGATTTCATATATGCACCTCAGGCTTGGAAACCAGCCGGACCGGAGAATTATCCCCTGATCGAAGGGGAGGATATGAAGGACCCGGCCAACACCTACTCGCTCCTCTTCGTCGACCTGAACGTCGGTGCCCTGGGTTCTAACAGTAATCTCGCCGGCATGCGGGACAATGGGGCTGCAAAGGTGGAGTACTCCCTTGAGAATATGACGACCAAGGCTGCCTTCAATATCTACTCCTACAATGATCAGTCCAATCAGGGCCAGGGGATCTCATGGAGCAACCGGGTCTCCGATACCGGCAGCAGCGGCTATGATGTCTATGGTTCGCAGTCCCTCTCCGACTTCACCCCATCGAACACGACCACCCTGGATCCTGCCAGCCGATCCACGCCGGCGCATCCCCGTAATGGCAACAATTCGGGCGCGGCACCGACGTCATCGCCGGCATCACAGCATAATCTAGGTCTGGTGGATACGATCACCGGCTGGTTTTCAGCGCTCTTCCATTCGCTTGGACTGAGTGGGTCCCCATGA
- a CDS encoding PKD domain-containing protein, whose amino-acid sequence MPDSKHTTLTFLILILLLAVVLLVAPAGAEPVQTNGTSSIGVDQTQELKDSAALPAPRHIFINVANDAGVKYNLDGAALGGPDNTYYIKADNGGLNELHITSDVNAPYGQVTTSGAQSGTFYVSNTGGRGSDDDIILLVSVKGPIPDDFSFHVKSSGYTWTPSTVMNANPTEYHYVTGVDETFTKSDLIYGPQTWKPGSGDLPLYYGQDINDASTAQYLMFIDLKAGNMKPATFPNDTLINNGALKIDYSFTNLNTFAAFNGYAWCLSTTQGQGITWTNQPFTDAASGYTVTGIPRPTTTATTTVPTSAQTTAITTVPTSAQTTVPTTGPTAVYTTVPTTRATTIATTVSTSVPTTPPVTPTPTVQPLVTNFTANVTAGQSPLPVQFNDTTTGAVQSYFWQFGDGGASFDQNPVHTYTTAGTYTVSLVASGSNGAQVKTIERYINVTVPATPTPTVTMAGQIPNHYHNYLHVANDEGPRFDSYNNGTYYQGQDNGGLNAVWLTQNLSTVQGQKITTSNKSGTFYMMDTGGRGWEDDGLVMLAVNGTIPDDFKVHIRTSGYTWTPISKNLRPTIDQITYVDGALDETFTKDDLIYGPQLWRPAGAANYPIYDGQNMTDTNNTFRIMFIDLRAGVIGSNTTAGSPPLQNNGGIRVDYSFENLTTFAAFDIYGYCKDSNAGEGISWTNAVNTFSQISHGQASIGSGLCVIGVPSSTAPITIPSATHPPTDPNGDGLYEDLNGDGAADFNDVVLFFNQMDWIADNEPVTTFDFNKNGSIDFDDVVLLFNML is encoded by the coding sequence ATGCCCGACTCAAAACATACGACACTGACCTTTCTCATACTGATACTGCTCCTGGCCGTGGTGCTGCTGGTAGCACCCGCAGGTGCAGAACCTGTACAGACGAACGGAACATCATCCATCGGAGTCGACCAGACCCAGGAACTGAAAGATTCCGCAGCCCTCCCCGCACCCCGGCATATCTTCATCAACGTGGCGAACGATGCCGGCGTGAAGTACAACCTGGACGGAGCGGCCCTGGGCGGCCCGGACAACACCTACTATATCAAGGCAGACAACGGGGGCCTGAACGAACTGCACATCACCAGCGACGTGAACGCACCCTACGGCCAGGTCACGACCTCCGGCGCCCAGTCCGGAACCTTCTATGTCTCGAACACCGGGGGGAGGGGCTCTGATGACGACATCATCCTCCTCGTCTCGGTGAAGGGACCGATCCCCGACGATTTCAGTTTCCATGTGAAGTCGAGCGGCTATACCTGGACCCCGTCGACCGTCATGAATGCGAATCCCACCGAATATCACTATGTGACAGGAGTCGACGAGACCTTTACGAAGTCGGACCTGATCTACGGACCACAGACCTGGAAACCCGGCTCTGGAGATCTGCCCCTCTACTACGGACAGGACATCAACGACGCCTCGACGGCACAGTACCTGATGTTCATCGATCTCAAAGCCGGAAACATGAAGCCGGCAACATTCCCGAATGACACCCTGATCAACAATGGAGCATTGAAGATTGATTACAGTTTCACAAACCTGAATACCTTTGCCGCCTTCAATGGATACGCCTGGTGCCTTTCAACGACCCAGGGGCAGGGGATCACATGGACGAACCAGCCCTTCACCGATGCCGCCAGCGGATACACGGTGACCGGCATCCCACGCCCGACCACAACAGCAACCACCACGGTTCCAACTTCGGCACAAACAACAGCAATCACCACGGTTCCAACATCAGCACAAACAACAGTACCGACCACAGGTCCGACTGCTGTGTATACGACTGTACCAACGACACGAGCAACAACCATCGCAACGACAGTATCTACGTCTGTGCCGACGACACCTCCAGTGACCCCGACTCCCACGGTGCAGCCGCTGGTGACCAACTTCACGGCGAACGTGACTGCCGGCCAGTCCCCACTCCCGGTGCAGTTCAACGATACGACGACTGGTGCAGTCCAGAGTTACTTCTGGCAGTTCGGCGACGGCGGTGCCTCGTTCGATCAGAACCCTGTGCACACCTACACGACCGCCGGCACCTACACCGTCTCCCTCGTCGCCAGCGGCTCGAACGGAGCTCAGGTGAAGACGATCGAGCGGTACATCAATGTCACCGTACCAGCGACACCAACCCCAACCGTGACGATGGCAGGTCAAATCCCCAATCACTACCACAACTATCTCCATGTTGCAAACGATGAAGGTCCGCGTTTCGACTCTTATAACAATGGAACCTACTACCAGGGGCAGGACAATGGAGGGCTCAACGCCGTCTGGCTGACCCAGAACCTGTCTACCGTTCAGGGTCAGAAGATCACCACCAGCAATAAATCGGGCACCTTCTATATGATGGATACCGGTGGCCGGGGATGGGAAGATGACGGACTGGTGATGCTCGCGGTCAACGGGACGATCCCGGATGACTTCAAGGTACACATCCGGACAAGCGGCTATACCTGGACTCCGATCTCAAAGAATCTCAGACCAACCATCGACCAGATCACCTATGTGGACGGGGCGCTCGACGAAACATTCACAAAGGACGATCTCATCTATGGCCCACAGCTCTGGAGGCCGGCAGGGGCGGCAAACTATCCGATCTATGACGGCCAGAATATGACGGATACCAACAACACCTTCCGGATAATGTTCATCGACCTGCGTGCAGGAGTCATCGGCTCGAACACCACCGCGGGATCTCCGCCCCTTCAGAACAATGGTGGAATCAGGGTCGATTACTCGTTCGAAAACCTGACCACGTTCGCCGCCTTCGATATCTATGGCTACTGCAAGGACTCCAACGCGGGAGAGGGGATCTCATGGACAAATGCTGTGAACACCTTCAGCCAGATCTCACACGGTCAGGCGTCGATTGGAAGTGGACTCTGTGTGATTGGTGTGCCGTCTTCGACAGCCCCGATCACTATCCCATCAGCGACCCACCCCCCCACCGACCCCAACGGCGACGGTCTGTATGAAGACCTGAACGGAGACGGAGCTGCAGACTTCAACGATGTGGTCCTCTTCTTCAACCAGATGGACTGGATCGCCGACAATGAACCGGTCACCACCTTCGACTTCAATAAAAACGGCTCCATCGACTTCGATGACGTGGTCCTCCTCTTCAACATGCTCTGA
- the msrB gene encoding peptide-methionine (R)-S-oxide reductase MsrB, protein MEQTADGTHSVPIFSVATGRIDMVEMVVHTDAEWQRLLTEDQFRVARKKGTEPAGTGIYAHCEAKGIYTCVCCGTDLFSSAKKFESGTGWPSFSAPVAETNVHRVQDTSFGMNRTEVLCSRCNAHLGHVFDDGPAPTHQRYCMNSASLRLVRDD, encoded by the coding sequence ATGGAACAAACGGCAGATGGGACTCATTCGGTACCGATCTTCTCCGTGGCAACCGGCAGGATCGATATGGTTGAGATGGTCGTGCATACCGACGCCGAATGGCAGCGCCTGCTCACAGAAGACCAGTTTAGAGTGGCACGAAAGAAGGGGACTGAGCCGGCCGGCACCGGGATTTATGCCCATTGCGAAGCAAAAGGGATCTATACCTGTGTCTGCTGCGGAACCGACCTCTTCTCCTCAGCGAAGAAGTTCGAGTCAGGGACCGGCTGGCCGAGTTTTTCAGCGCCTGTCGCTGAAACGAACGTACACCGTGTTCAGGATACCAGTTTTGGAATGAACCGTACCGAGGTGCTCTGCAGCAGGTGCAACGCCCATCTCGGCCATGTCTTTGATGACGGGCCGGCACCCACCCACCAGCGGTACTGTATGAACTCGGCCTCACTCAGGCTGGTCAGAGATGACTGA
- a CDS encoding DUF2703 domain-containing protein: protein MQSTLEITWRHSSDIRETAIRSTDTGKTIPEIQKEIERSLTDAGISVRFAEELVPPGSVGVDEILLNGRPFLELYSGVKASHDYCHARSRREELCCHPLGEEDQSASDMTEFLIRKTILLALEED from the coding sequence ATGCAGAGCACACTGGAGATAACATGGCGGCACAGCAGCGACATCAGGGAGACGGCGATCAGGAGTACAGACACCGGGAAGACCATCCCTGAGATCCAGAAAGAGATCGAGCGATCATTGACCGATGCTGGCATCAGCGTCAGGTTCGCTGAGGAACTGGTTCCACCAGGGAGTGTTGGGGTGGATGAGATCCTCCTGAACGGCCGGCCCTTTTTGGAGCTGTACAGCGGGGTGAAGGCATCGCATGACTACTGCCATGCACGATCGAGGAGAGAGGAACTCTGCTGTCATCCACTCGGCGAGGAGGATCAATCCGCTTCCGACATGACCGAGTTTCTGATCAGAAAGACGATTCTGCTCGCACTGGAAGAGGATTAG
- the uvrB gene encoding excinuclease ABC subunit UvrB, with protein sequence MKRTEDQQHPFKLVSPFEPKGSQPEAIEQLVQGLSDGPARQTLLGVTGSGKTFTIANVIAAVQRPTLVIAHNKTLAAQLYNEFKDFFPENRVEYFVSYYDYYQPESYIPQRDQYIEKDSQINPKIEQMRLATTASLMSRRDVIVVASVSCIYGLGNPENFQSMGFELKVHDRVQRRALLLRLVEIQFERNDLELMPGRFRVKGDTIDIIPGYFNNIIRIELFGDEIERIMEIDRNTGEKRESMDYFFVYPARHFVIPEETRKRAMASIREELEERLPELGLIESHRLAQRTQYDLEMMEETGSCKGIENYSRHFDFRKAGEKPYCLLDYFPDDFLMVIDESHQTIPQVHGMYKGDYSRKKSLIDYGFRLPSAFDNRPLKFEEFERYMKDVIYVSATPSRYERETSIQVVEQIIRPTGLIDPPVTIRPTDGQTVDVIREVKKVIARGDRALITTLTKRLAEELTEYLADRGIRTRYLHSEIDTIERTEIIRQLRLGEFDVLVGINLLREGLDIPEVGFIGILDADKEGFLRDARSLIQIIGRAARNMHSYVVLYADTMTDSIKTALSETERRRTLQIAYNEEHHIVPETIRKPIREKEIDLKDVKHLPRKEIPNLLIALDAEMKQAAEVLDFERAIALRERIKQLNARAAEDGEI encoded by the coding sequence ATGAAGAGGACAGAAGATCAGCAGCATCCATTCAAACTTGTTTCACCCTTCGAACCGAAGGGGTCCCAGCCCGAGGCGATAGAGCAGCTGGTGCAGGGTCTCTCTGACGGGCCCGCCCGCCAGACCCTGCTCGGGGTCACCGGGTCAGGGAAGACCTTTACGATCGCGAACGTCATCGCAGCCGTCCAGCGGCCGACGCTGGTCATCGCCCACAATAAGACCCTGGCCGCCCAGCTGTACAATGAATTCAAGGACTTCTTCCCTGAGAACCGGGTCGAGTACTTCGTCTCGTACTACGACTATTACCAGCCCGAGTCCTATATCCCGCAACGGGATCAGTACATCGAGAAGGACTCGCAGATCAACCCGAAGATCGAGCAGATGCGGCTCGCGACGACCGCATCGCTGATGAGCCGGCGCGACGTGATCGTCGTCGCCTCGGTCTCCTGCATCTACGGTCTCGGCAATCCGGAGAACTTCCAGTCGATGGGGTTCGAACTGAAGGTGCACGACCGGGTGCAGCGTCGAGCGCTCCTTCTGCGCCTGGTCGAGATCCAGTTCGAGCGGAACGATCTCGAACTGATGCCCGGGAGGTTCCGGGTGAAGGGGGACACGATCGATATCATCCCCGGGTACTTCAACAATATTATTCGGATCGAACTCTTCGGCGACGAGATCGAGCGGATCATGGAGATCGACCGGAACACCGGGGAGAAGCGGGAGAGCATGGACTACTTCTTCGTCTACCCGGCCCGCCACTTCGTGATCCCCGAGGAGACCCGGAAGCGTGCGATGGCGTCGATCCGGGAGGAACTCGAGGAACGGTTGCCTGAACTCGGGCTGATCGAGTCGCACCGGCTCGCCCAGCGGACTCAGTACGATCTGGAGATGATGGAGGAGACCGGGAGCTGCAAGGGGATCGAGAACTATTCCCGTCATTTCGACTTTCGCAAGGCCGGGGAGAAGCCGTACTGCCTCCTCGACTACTTCCCCGACGACTTCCTGATGGTGATCGACGAGAGCCACCAGACGATTCCGCAGGTCCACGGGATGTACAAAGGGGACTATTCACGCAAGAAGTCCCTGATCGACTACGGGTTCCGGCTTCCGAGCGCTTTTGACAACCGGCCGCTGAAGTTCGAAGAGTTCGAGCGGTACATGAAGGACGTGATCTATGTCTCTGCGACCCCGTCCCGGTACGAGCGCGAGACGTCGATCCAGGTGGTCGAACAGATCATCCGGCCGACCGGCCTCATCGACCCGCCGGTGACGATCCGGCCGACCGATGGGCAGACCGTCGATGTGATCAGGGAGGTGAAGAAGGTGATCGCCCGGGGCGACCGGGCCCTGATCACCACCCTGACCAAGCGGCTCGCTGAGGAACTGACCGAGTACCTCGCCGACCGTGGGATCCGGACCCGGTACCTGCACTCTGAGATCGACACGATCGAACGGACCGAGATCATCCGACAGCTCAGGCTCGGGGAGTTCGATGTGCTGGTTGGGATCAACCTGCTTCGGGAAGGGCTCGACATCCCCGAGGTCGGGTTCATCGGGATCCTCGATGCGGACAAGGAGGGGTTCCTGCGGGACGCCCGGTCCCTGATCCAGATCATCGGGCGGGCTGCCCGGAACATGCACTCGTATGTGGTCCTGTACGCTGACACCATGACCGACTCGATCAAAACGGCCCTCAGCGAGACCGAACGGCGGCGGACCCTGCAGATCGCCTACAACGAGGAGCACCATATCGTCCCCGAGACGATCAGAAAGCCGATCCGGGAGAAGGAGATCGACCTGAAGGATGTCAAGCACCTGCCGCGAAAGGAGATCCCGAACCTGCTGATCGCCCTCGATGCCGAGATGAAGCAGGCCGCCGAGGTGCTCGACTTCGAGCGGGCGATTGCCCTTCGCGAGCGGATCAAGCAGCTCAATGCCCGTGCTGCCGAGGATGGAGAGATCTGA
- a CDS encoding DUF1624 domain-containing protein, whose amino-acid sequence MSVEFPSLSNLPARLFPRKPGRYWEIDLLRGIAVLAMILYHFLFDLAFFSIMPVQVETGFWRYFALATASLFVLLAGLSVTISAARAEQRSGAGWPYCRLVRHGLTVFSCGLLVTLVTYLFLGDLAILFGILHLIGISILLSLLFLRFKHLNLLFGLLCIGAGQVVAGINGPLWLLWTGIHPADFASVDYTPLLPWFGVILIGLWCGRMLYPGGQRGFRSLPPAPQLAEPILFIGRHSLFIYLIHQPILVGILMAISGSWI is encoded by the coding sequence GTGAGCGTGGAGTTCCCGTCCCTCTCGAATCTCCCGGCCCGTCTCTTCCCGAGGAAGCCGGGACGGTACTGGGAGATCGATCTCCTGCGGGGGATCGCGGTGCTGGCGATGATCCTCTATCACTTCCTCTTCGATCTGGCCTTCTTTTCGATCATGCCTGTCCAGGTCGAGACCGGCTTCTGGCGGTACTTCGCCCTCGCCACCGCCTCGCTCTTCGTGCTGCTCGCCGGTCTCTCGGTGACGATCAGTGCGGCCAGAGCGGAGCAGCGATCAGGCGCCGGCTGGCCGTACTGCCGGCTGGTCAGACACGGGCTCACGGTCTTCTCCTGCGGACTGCTGGTCACGCTGGTCACGTATCTCTTCCTCGGCGACCTCGCGATCCTCTTTGGGATCCTGCACCTGATCGGGATCTCGATCCTCCTCTCCCTGCTCTTCCTCCGATTCAAACACCTGAATCTGCTCTTCGGGCTCCTCTGTATCGGGGCCGGCCAGGTGGTGGCGGGGATCAACGGTCCGCTCTGGCTGCTCTGGACCGGGATCCATCCTGCGGATTTTGCCAGTGTCGACTATACCCCCCTCCTTCCGTGGTTCGGGGTGATCCTGATCGGTCTCTGGTGTGGGAGGATGCTGTACCCGGGAGGTCAGCGCGGCTTTCGCTCCCTTCCACCTGCACCCCAACTGGCAGAGCCGATCCTCTTCATCGGCAGGCACTCGCTCTTCATCTATCTGATCCACCAGCCGATCCTGGTGGGTATCCTGATGGCGATCAGCGGATCGTGGATCTAA
- a CDS encoding CHASE4 domain-containing protein produces MKLREKILLALAVTLISVLVVMLFFTATVIRDGYVNLETDQMQHEASQARAAVDADLSTINSHLMERAAWNDTFTFVTDPTDRSYVSTNNISQTFTTCDINVLLIYDHDHRLLYGQGFNLSSDTFEQFSPLLLDTISTTPGFLNVTAEEGSKTGILMVGDQPMLLASQPVLTSSFLGPSPGVMMMGQYLDPAQVNRLAEQSGVPFTLVQNRSAVGPVSMDSVSISSLNSSQVAAVLPLSDVAGTGSLLIRVQEPRTIVLNGAESARTFIMTTMLISLLFVFLSLGFVDRTVLTRLNRLITGVRAIRMNGENARIEGIAGSDELALLSAAINGMLDELSLAHQSTRESEERYRTLAESAQDLIFLFGTDGRLTYANPTALATLRMTSRESFGQTFTGLFSSEESSSAATVFQMVLETRTPNRFEVDGTIAGSDHCFDVEVIPLINPDGGFGEVMGIARDITERKRVEETIRYMNAYNRSLIEISRDLLIIVDPDGIITDLNATSEQVLGFLRQDMIGTRLAEHFTEPALIRDCCQGVLDNGIRRESEVCIRHREGHIIPLHCTASLFRDYEGTLIGVLVAARDISEENQMEEDRLRLAKLETLGVMSGSLAHQFNNLHTSILGNLTLARSMLYDREALLGRLDEAEDQLTRARMVTNKLLTFSRGGEPLRSFQEVEPLLHEAAENCNGRGSYQIEYRVSDDLPRVFLDRDQIVEALQQLITNAMEAMPRGGTITIVAELCDRTDGEREPQLCIRVIDIGQGIPDENQKKIFELNFTTKDGAAGLGLPLARSVIQKHGGEIEVSSGPGGGTIVTFMIPIGHDRPLDLAPRLPTGRTRVLIMDDEEAITDILRIWLTRRGYDPVITDDGVSAIQAYQEAMIQHRPFDIVFLDLIVPGGMGGEETMRGLLSLDRAVRAVVCSGYSNDPVMASYLDYGFVGLLPKPFQLTAMEELIQSILLGTKGAMPSDPNNSVISDQPE; encoded by the coding sequence ATGAAACTCCGTGAGAAGATCCTGCTTGCACTCGCCGTCACCCTTATCTCTGTGCTTGTGGTGATGCTCTTCTTTACGGCGACGGTCATACGGGACGGCTACGTCAACCTCGAGACCGATCAGATGCAGCACGAAGCGAGTCAGGCCCGGGCAGCAGTCGATGCCGATCTCTCCACCATCAACTCCCATCTGATGGAACGGGCTGCATGGAATGACACCTTCACCTTTGTCACCGATCCCACTGATCGGAGTTATGTCAGTACAAACAATATCTCCCAGACCTTTACAACCTGCGACATCAATGTTCTGTTGATCTATGATCATGATCACCGGTTGCTATACGGTCAGGGGTTCAACCTGAGCAGCGATACTTTTGAGCAGTTCTCTCCTCTCCTCCTCGATACCATCTCAACAACGCCAGGTTTTTTGAATGTGACTGCAGAGGAGGGGTCGAAGACCGGGATTCTGATGGTCGGGGATCAGCCGATGCTGCTGGCTTCGCAACCGGTTCTGACCAGTTCCTTTCTCGGTCCGAGTCCAGGGGTCATGATGATGGGGCAGTATCTGGACCCCGCACAGGTGAACCGTCTTGCAGAACAATCTGGTGTTCCCTTCACTCTGGTTCAGAACCGGTCTGCAGTCGGTCCCGTCTCGATGGATAGCGTATCGATCTCTTCACTGAACAGTTCCCAGGTCGCTGCTGTGCTGCCACTCTCCGACGTCGCCGGCACCGGATCGCTGCTGATCCGGGTGCAGGAGCCACGCACGATCGTTTTGAATGGGGCTGAAAGTGCCAGAACCTTCATCATGACCACGATGCTGATCAGTCTCCTCTTCGTGTTTCTGAGCCTTGGATTTGTGGACCGGACGGTCCTTACACGGTTGAACCGTCTGATTACGGGTGTCAGGGCGATAAGGATGAATGGCGAGAATGCACGAATAGAAGGTATCGCCGGCAGTGACGAACTGGCCCTCCTCTCAGCTGCGATCAACGGGATGCTGGATGAACTCTCACTGGCCCATCAGTCGACCCGGGAGAGCGAAGAACGGTACCGGACCCTTGCAGAGTCCGCGCAGGACCTGATCTTCCTCTTTGGAACGGACGGCCGGCTCACCTATGCGAATCCGACCGCTCTGGCCACGCTCAGGATGACCAGCAGGGAGTCTTTTGGGCAGACGTTCACCGGGCTCTTTTCATCAGAGGAGAGTTCTTCGGCCGCCACTGTGTTTCAGATGGTCCTCGAGACCAGGACCCCCAATCGTTTTGAGGTCGATGGTACGATCGCCGGTTCTGACCATTGCTTTGATGTGGAGGTGATCCCCCTCATCAATCCTGACGGGGGATTTGGTGAAGTGATGGGAATTGCCCGGGACATCACCGAGCGGAAACGAGTGGAAGAGACGATACGGTATATGAATGCCTACAACCGGTCGCTGATCGAGATCAGTCGTGATCTGCTGATCATCGTCGATCCGGATGGAATCATCACGGATCTGAATGCGACCTCTGAACAGGTGCTTGGATTCCTTCGCCAGGACATGATCGGTACCCGGCTCGCCGAGCACTTCACTGAGCCTGCCCTTATTAGAGACTGCTGTCAGGGGGTGCTGGATAACGGTATTCGCAGGGAGTCAGAAGTTTGTATCCGTCATCGTGAAGGTCATATCATTCCACTTCACTGTACTGCATCACTCTTTCGGGATTATGAGGGAACCCTGATCGGAGTGCTGGTGGCGGCCAGAGATATCAGTGAGGAGAATCAGATGGAGGAGGATCGGCTCAGACTGGCAAAGCTCGAGACTCTGGGGGTGATGTCCGGTTCACTGGCTCACCAGTTCAACAACCTGCACACCAGTATCCTTGGGAACCTGACACTTGCCAGGTCGATGCTCTATGACCGGGAGGCTCTGCTCGGTCGACTTGACGAGGCTGAAGACCAGCTCACCAGGGCGAGGATGGTGACCAACAAACTGCTCACCTTCTCCAGAGGCGGCGAGCCGCTCCGGTCTTTCCAGGAGGTTGAACCGCTGCTCCACGAGGCTGCTGAAAACTGTAATGGACGTGGATCGTATCAGATCGAATACCGGGTCAGTGACGATCTCCCCAGGGTATTCCTCGATCGGGATCAGATCGTTGAGGCCTTGCAGCAACTGATCACGAATGCCATGGAGGCGATGCCCAGAGGTGGCACCATCACTATTGTTGCAGAACTCTGCGACAGAACAGATGGAGAAAGGGAGCCTCAACTCTGCATTCGTGTGATTGACATCGGTCAGGGGATCCCTGACGAGAACCAGAAGAAGATCTTTGAGCTCAACTTCACCACCAAGGACGGGGCAGCGGGACTCGGACTTCCCCTCGCCCGCTCGGTGATCCAGAAGCACGGGGGGGAGATCGAGGTATCTTCTGGTCCTGGCGGGGGGACCATCGTCACCTTTATGATCCCGATCGGACATGACCGCCCGCTGGACCTTGCCCCGCGCCTCCCCACCGGCCGCACCCGTGTCCTGATCATGGATGATGAGGAGGCCATCACCGATATCCTCAGAATCTGGCTCACCCGGCGTGGATACGATCCGGTGATCACCGATGATGGGGTCTCTGCGATTCAGGCCTATCAGGAGGCGATGATCCAGCACCGGCCGTTCGATATCGTCTTTCTCGACCTGATCGTCCCCGGGGGGATGGGTGGTGAGGAGACGATGAGAGGTCTTCTCTCCCTTGATCGGGCGGTGCGGGCCGTCGTCTGCAGCGGTTACTCCAACGACCCGGTGATGGCCTCGTATCTGGACTATGGTTTCGTCGGTCTTCTCCCCAAACCGTTTCAACTCACTGCGATGGAAGAACTGATCCAGTCGATTCTGCTGGGAACAAAAGGTGCGATGCCATCCGATCCGAACAACTCAGTCATCTCTGACCAGCCTGAGTGA
- a CDS encoding tetratricopeptide repeat protein, which translates to MNDNDLASVWVRRGEENLKDGNYRKAAWCFTNAIEREPENSLAWMGKSRSLKHLGKEEEALACYDRAIKIGPHKFDTWLEKGFGLIDLDQQEEAIWCFEIALEINAKDSTAWLMKGLCLKALDRSEDALEALEYSLDLDPQRGTTWAVTGEVMDLLDRPDEARICRETAKKLGV; encoded by the coding sequence TTGAATGATAACGATCTGGCATCGGTCTGGGTCAGGCGTGGAGAAGAGAATCTGAAGGATGGCAACTACAGGAAGGCAGCCTGGTGCTTTACGAATGCGATCGAGCGCGAACCAGAGAACAGTCTGGCATGGATGGGGAAGAGCAGATCCCTCAAACACCTCGGAAAAGAGGAGGAAGCGCTCGCCTGCTATGATCGAGCGATAAAGATCGGACCGCACAAGTTCGACACCTGGCTTGAGAAGGGATTTGGTCTGATCGATCTCGATCAGCAGGAGGAGGCGATCTGGTGCTTTGAGATCGCCCTGGAGATCAATGCTAAAGACAGCACGGCATGGCTGATGAAAGGGCTCTGCCTGAAGGCACTCGATCGATCAGAGGACGCATTGGAGGCGCTCGAATATTCCCTGGACCTTGACCCACAGCGGGGCACAACCTGGGCGGTGACCGGTGAGGTGATGGATCTTCTCGATCGACCGGACGAGGCGAGGATCTGCAGGGAGACGGCGAAGAAGCTCGGCGTCTAG